The following coding sequences lie in one Xanthomonas hyacinthi genomic window:
- the rpsL gene encoding 30S ribosomal protein S12, whose product MATINQLVRKPRQATTYKSASPALDKCPQRRGVCTRVYTTTPKKPNSALRKVAKVRLTNQEEVISYIGGEGHNLQEHSVVLIRGGRVKDLPGVRYHTVRGSLDAAGVAKRRQGRSKYGAKRPKS is encoded by the coding sequence ATGGCGACGATCAACCAGCTGGTCCGCAAGCCGCGGCAGGCGACCACCTACAAGAGCGCCTCTCCGGCGCTGGACAAGTGCCCGCAGCGCCGTGGCGTCTGCACGCGCGTGTACACCACCACCCCGAAGAAGCCGAACTCGGCCCTGCGTAAGGTCGCCAAGGTGCGCCTGACGAACCAGGAAGAGGTCATCAGCTACATCGGCGGCGAAGGCCACAACCTGCAGGAGCACTCCGTGGTCCTGATCCGCGGCGGTCGCGTCAAGGATCTGCCGGGCGTGCGCTACCACACCGTGCGCGGTTCGCTCGATGCCGCCGGCGTCGCCAAGCGTCGCCAGGGTCGTTCCAAGTACGGCGCCAAGCGTCCGAAGAGCTAA
- the rpoC gene encoding DNA-directed RNA polymerase subunit beta' — protein sequence MKDLLNLFNQQRQTLDFDAIKIALASPDLIRSWSFGEVKKPETINYRTFKPERDGLFCAAIFGPIKDYECLCGKYKRMKHRGVVCEKCGTEVTLAKVRRERMGHIDLASPVAHIWFLKSLPSRIGLMLDMTLRDIERVLYFEAYVVTEPGLTALERRQLLTEEQFLTARQEHGDDFDAAMGAEAVYELLRTIDLQSEMTRLREEIASTGSETKLKRLTKRIKLVEAFLESGNRPEWMVMTVLPVLPPDLRPLVPLDGGRFATSDLNDLYRRVINRNNRLRRLLELNAPDIIVRNEKRMLQESVDALLDNGRRGRAITGTNKRPLKSLADMIKGKQGRFRQNLLGKRVDYSGRSVIVVGPTLRLHECGLPKKMALELFKPFVFAKLQRRGLATTIKAAKKLVEREEAEVWDILEEVIREHPVLLNRAPTLHRLGIQAFEPVLIEGKAIQLHPLVCTAFNADFDGDQMAVHVPLSLEAQLEARALMMSTNNILSPANGEPIIVPSQDVVLGLYYMSRALENKKGEGMVFANIAEVKRAYDNRAVELHAKVKVRITETVIDEDGSRSKKTSIVDTTIGRALLAEILPEGLPFALANTELTKKNISRLINSSYRQLGLKDSVVFADKLMYTGFAYATRAGVSIGIDDMLIPDEKKGILTEAEAEVLEIQEQYQSGLVTAGERYNKVVDIWSRTNERVAKAMMDTIGTEKVTNAKGEIIDQKSMNSLYIMADSGARGSQAQIRQLAGMRGLMARPDGSIIETPIKANFREGLNVQEYFNSTHGARKGLADTALKTANSGYLTRRLVDVAQDVVITEPDCGTTEGLTMTPIVEGGDVVEPLRDRVLGRVVAEDVFLPGNDEDPIVTRNTLLDEQWVAKLEEAGVQTLKVRSTITCASSFGVCARCYGRDLARGHLVNIGEAVGVIAAQSIGEPGTQLTMRTFHIGGAASRAAAVDNITVKTTGSIKFNNLKSVEHANGSLVAVSRSGELSVLDGHGRERERYKLAYGATITAKDGDAVKAGQSVANWDPHNHPIVSEVAGFIRFIDFIDGVTVIEKTDELTGLASREITDPKRRGTQAKELRPIVRIVDGKGNDLTIPGTDLPAQYLLPPRSIVNLQDGAAVGVGDVVAKIPQEASKTRDITGGLPRVADLFEARKPKDPAILAERSGIISFGKDTKGKQRLIIKDTDGSEHEELIPKYRQIIVFEGEHVAKGETVVDGEPSPQDILRLLGVEPLAAYLVKEIQDVYRLQGVKINDKHIEVITRQMLRKVEITDQGNSKFLNGEQAERQRVIEENARLGNRNELPAKYDPVLLGITKASLATESFISAASFQETTRVLTEAAVRGTSDTLRGLKENVIVGRLIPAGTGLAYHSLRRRNSSGLTESEMQTLSGGNAEPAVETPAPAAASSEE from the coding sequence ATGAAAGACCTGCTCAACCTCTTCAACCAGCAGCGCCAGACGCTGGACTTCGACGCGATCAAGATTGCGTTGGCCTCGCCGGACCTGATCCGTTCGTGGTCCTTCGGCGAAGTGAAGAAGCCGGAAACGATCAACTACCGGACCTTCAAGCCCGAGCGCGACGGCCTGTTCTGCGCCGCGATCTTCGGTCCGATCAAGGACTACGAGTGCCTGTGCGGCAAGTACAAGCGCATGAAGCACCGTGGCGTGGTCTGCGAGAAGTGCGGCACCGAAGTGACCCTGGCCAAGGTGCGCCGCGAGCGCATGGGCCATATCGACCTGGCCTCGCCGGTCGCGCACATCTGGTTCCTGAAGTCGCTGCCCTCGCGCATCGGCCTGATGCTGGACATGACCCTGCGCGACATCGAGCGCGTGCTGTACTTCGAAGCCTACGTGGTGACCGAGCCGGGCCTGACCGCCCTGGAGCGCCGCCAGCTGCTGACCGAAGAGCAGTTCCTGACCGCGCGCCAGGAGCACGGCGACGACTTCGATGCCGCGATGGGCGCCGAGGCGGTGTACGAGCTGCTGCGCACGATCGACCTGCAGTCGGAAATGACCCGCCTGCGCGAGGAAATCGCCAGCACCGGTTCGGAAACCAAGCTCAAGCGCCTGACCAAGCGCATCAAGCTGGTCGAAGCCTTCCTCGAGTCGGGCAACCGTCCGGAGTGGATGGTGATGACCGTGCTGCCGGTGCTGCCGCCGGACCTGCGTCCGCTGGTGCCGCTGGACGGCGGCCGCTTCGCGACCTCCGATCTGAACGACCTGTACCGCCGCGTCATCAACCGCAACAACCGCCTGCGCCGCCTGCTCGAACTCAATGCGCCGGACATCATCGTGCGCAACGAAAAGCGCATGCTGCAGGAATCGGTGGATGCGCTGCTGGACAACGGCCGCCGCGGCCGCGCCATCACCGGCACCAACAAGCGCCCGCTGAAGTCGCTGGCCGACATGATCAAGGGCAAGCAGGGCCGGTTCCGCCAGAACCTGCTCGGCAAGCGCGTGGACTACTCCGGCCGTTCGGTCATCGTGGTCGGCCCGACCCTGCGTCTGCACGAGTGCGGCCTGCCGAAGAAGATGGCGCTGGAGCTGTTCAAGCCGTTCGTGTTCGCCAAGCTGCAGCGTCGCGGCCTGGCCACCACCATCAAGGCTGCCAAGAAGCTGGTCGAGCGCGAAGAAGCCGAAGTCTGGGACATCCTGGAAGAGGTCATCCGCGAGCATCCGGTGCTGCTGAACCGTGCGCCGACCCTGCACCGTCTGGGCATCCAGGCGTTCGAGCCGGTGCTGATCGAAGGCAAGGCGATCCAGCTGCATCCGCTGGTGTGTACCGCGTTCAACGCCGACTTCGACGGCGACCAGATGGCCGTGCACGTGCCGCTGTCGCTGGAAGCGCAGCTGGAAGCGCGCGCGCTGATGATGTCCACCAACAACATCCTGTCGCCGGCCAACGGCGAGCCGATCATCGTGCCGTCGCAGGACGTGGTGCTGGGCCTGTACTACATGAGCCGCGCCCTGGAGAACAAGAAGGGCGAGGGCATGGTGTTCGCCAACATCGCCGAAGTGAAGCGCGCCTACGACAACCGTGCGGTCGAGCTGCACGCCAAGGTCAAGGTCCGCATCACCGAGACGGTGATCGACGAGGACGGCAGCCGCAGCAAGAAGACCTCGATCGTGGACACCACGATCGGGCGTGCGCTGCTGGCCGAAATCCTGCCGGAAGGCCTGCCGTTCGCGCTGGCCAACACCGAGCTGACCAAGAAGAACATCAGCCGCCTGATCAACTCCAGCTACCGCCAGCTGGGTCTGAAGGACAGCGTCGTGTTCGCCGACAAGCTGATGTATACCGGCTTCGCCTACGCGACCCGCGCCGGCGTGTCGATCGGCATCGACGACATGCTGATCCCGGACGAGAAGAAGGGCATCCTGACCGAGGCCGAGGCCGAAGTGCTGGAAATCCAGGAGCAGTACCAGTCCGGCCTGGTCACCGCCGGCGAGCGCTACAACAAGGTCGTGGACATCTGGTCGCGCACCAACGAGCGCGTCGCCAAGGCGATGATGGACACCATCGGCACCGAGAAGGTCACCAATGCCAAGGGCGAGATCATCGACCAGAAGTCGATGAACTCGCTGTACATCATGGCCGACTCCGGCGCGCGTGGTAGCCAGGCGCAGATCCGTCAGCTGGCCGGCATGCGCGGCCTGATGGCGCGTCCGGACGGCTCGATCATCGAGACCCCGATCAAGGCCAACTTCCGCGAAGGCCTGAACGTGCAGGAGTACTTCAACTCCACCCACGGCGCGCGCAAGGGTCTGGCCGATACCGCGCTGAAGACCGCCAACTCCGGCTACCTGACCCGCCGCCTGGTCGACGTGGCGCAGGACGTGGTCATCACCGAGCCCGATTGCGGCACCACCGAAGGCCTGACCATGACCCCGATCGTGGAAGGCGGCGACGTGGTCGAGCCGTTGCGCGACCGCGTGCTCGGCCGCGTGGTGGCCGAGGACGTGTTCCTGCCGGGCAACGACGAGGATCCGATCGTCACCCGCAACACGCTGCTCGACGAGCAGTGGGTGGCCAAGCTGGAAGAGGCCGGCGTGCAGACGCTGAAGGTGCGCTCCACGATCACCTGCGCCTCCTCGTTCGGCGTGTGCGCCCGCTGCTACGGCCGGGACCTGGCGCGCGGCCACCTGGTCAACATCGGCGAAGCGGTCGGCGTCATCGCCGCGCAGTCGATCGGCGAGCCGGGTACCCAGCTGACCATGCGGACCTTCCACATCGGCGGCGCGGCGTCGCGTGCGGCGGCGGTGGACAACATCACGGTCAAGACCACCGGTTCGATCAAGTTCAACAACCTCAAGTCGGTCGAGCACGCCAACGGTTCGCTGGTGGCGGTGTCGCGTTCGGGCGAACTGTCGGTGCTCGACGGCCATGGCCGCGAGCGCGAGCGCTACAAGCTGGCCTACGGCGCCACGATCACCGCGAAGGACGGCGACGCGGTCAAGGCCGGCCAGTCGGTCGCCAACTGGGATCCGCATAACCACCCGATCGTGTCGGAAGTGGCCGGTTTCATCCGCTTCATCGACTTCATCGACGGCGTCACCGTCATCGAGAAGACCGACGAGCTGACCGGCCTGGCCTCGCGCGAGATCACCGATCCCAAGCGCCGCGGCACCCAGGCCAAGGAGCTGCGCCCGATCGTGCGCATCGTCGACGGCAAGGGCAACGACCTGACCATCCCGGGCACCGATCTGCCGGCGCAGTACCTGCTGCCGCCGCGCTCGATCGTCAACCTGCAGGACGGTGCGGCGGTGGGCGTGGGCGATGTGGTCGCCAAGATCCCGCAGGAAGCGTCCAAGACTCGCGACATCACCGGCGGTCTGCCGCGCGTGGCCGACCTGTTCGAAGCGCGCAAGCCGAAGGATCCGGCGATCCTGGCCGAGCGTTCGGGCATCATCAGCTTCGGCAAGGACACCAAGGGCAAGCAGCGCCTGATCATCAAGGACACCGATGGTTCGGAACACGAAGAGCTGATCCCCAAGTATCGCCAGATCATCGTGTTCGAAGGCGAGCACGTGGCCAAGGGCGAGACCGTGGTCGACGGCGAGCCGAGCCCGCAGGACATCCTGCGCCTGCTCGGCGTGGAGCCGCTGGCCGCCTACCTGGTCAAGGAAATCCAGGACGTGTACCGCCTGCAGGGCGTGAAGATCAACGACAAGCACATCGAGGTCATCACCCGGCAGATGCTGCGCAAGGTCGAGATCACCGACCAGGGCAACAGCAAGTTCCTCAACGGCGAGCAGGCCGAGCGCCAGCGCGTCATCGAGGAAAACGCCCGCCTGGGCAACCGCAACGAGCTGCCGGCCAAGTACGACCCGGTGCTGCTGGGCATCACCAAGGCCTCGCTGGCCACCGAGTCGTTCATCTCCGCGGCCTCGTTCCAGGAGACCACCCGCGTCCTCACCGAGGCGGCGGTCCGCGGCACCAGCGATACGCTGCGCGGCCTGAAGGAAAACGTGATCGTCGGCCGCCTGATCCCGGCCGGCACCGGCCTGGCCTACCACAGCCTGCGCCGGCGCAACTCCAGCGGCCTGACCGAGTCGGAGATGCAGACCCTGTCCGGCGGCAACGCCGAGCCGGCGGTCGAAACGCCCGCACCGGCGGCTGCCAGCAGCGAAGAGTGA
- the rpoB gene encoding DNA-directed RNA polymerase subunit beta — translation MTSYSFTEKKRIRKDFGKQRSILEVPFLLAIQVDSYREFLQENTDPNKRSDHGLHAALKSVFPISSYSGNAALEYVGYKLGDPVFDERECRQRGMSYGAPLRVTVRLVIYDRESSTKAIKYVKEQEVYLGEIPLMTENGTFIVNGTERLIVSQLHRSPGVFCDSDRGKTHSSGKLLYSARIIPYRGSWLDFEFDPKDALFTRIDRRRKLPVSILLRALGYSNEEMLAEFFEINTFHIDPKEGVQLELVPERLRGETLNFDLADGDKVIVEAGKRITARHVKQLEAADIAALAVPDEYLVGRILSHDVVDAATGELLASANDEISEDQLTAFRKAGVDAVGTLWVNDLDRGPYLSNTLRIDPTKTQLEALVEIYRMMRPGEPPTKDAAQNLFHNLFFTFERYDLSTVGRMKFNRRIGRKEVIGESVLYDKKYFGERNDEESRRLVAEHADSSDILDVIKILTEIRNGRGVVDDIDHLGNRRVRSVGEMAENVFRVGLVRVERAVKERLSMAESEGLTPQELINAKPVAAAIKEFFGSSQLSQFMDQNNPLSEVTHKRRVSALGPGGLTRERAGFEVRDVHPTHYGRVCTIETPEGPNIGLINSLAVYARTNQYGFLETPYRKVVDGQITDDVEYLSAIEENEYVIAQANALHDAKSRLTEQFVPCRYQGESLLKPPGEVHFMDVSPMQTVSIAAALVPFLEHDDANRALMGANMQRQAVPTLRAQKPLVGTGIERAVARDSGVTVNAKRGGVIEQIDAARIVVKVNEEEIGGGTDAGVDIYNLIKYTRSNQNTCINQRPLVNVGDVIARGDVLADGPSTDIGELALGQNMLIAFMPWNGYNFEDSILLSERVVEEDRYTTIHIEELTCVARDTKLGPEEISADIPNVSEQALNRLDESGVVYIGAEVRAGDIMVGKVTPKGESQLTPEEKLLRAIFGEKASDVKDSSLRVPPGMDGTVIDVQVFTRDGIEKDKRARQIEENEIKRVKKDFDDQFRILESAIYARLRAQLIGKVANGGPNLKKGDTISDAYLDGLKKSDWFALRMKDEEPSDAIERAQKQIQAHEKEFERRFADKRGKITAGDDLAPGVLKMVKVFLAVKRRIQPGDKMAGRHGNKGVVSMIQPIEDMPYMANGETVDIVLNPLGVPSRMNIGQVLEVHLGWAAKGLGRKIQNMLEAQTKVADLRKFLTQIYNHDQKLGEDRVDLDQFSDAELLRLAGNLTDGVPMATPVFDGATEAEIKHMLELADLPISGQTQLYDGRTGEAFDRHTTVGYMHMLKLNHLVDDKMHARSTGPYSLVTQQPLGGKAQFGGQRFGEMEVWALEAYGAAYTLQEMLTVKSDDVQGRNQMYKNIVDGEHEMVAGMPESFNVLVKEIRSLAINMELED, via the coding sequence ATGACGTCTTATTCGTTCACCGAAAAGAAGCGTATCCGCAAGGATTTCGGCAAGCAGCGCTCGATCCTCGAAGTGCCGTTCCTGCTGGCGATCCAGGTGGATTCCTACCGCGAGTTCCTGCAGGAGAACACCGACCCGAACAAGCGTTCGGACCACGGCCTGCACGCGGCCCTGAAATCGGTGTTCCCGATCTCCAGCTACAGCGGCAACGCGGCCCTGGAGTACGTCGGCTACAAGCTGGGCGACCCGGTGTTCGACGAGCGCGAATGCCGCCAGCGCGGCATGAGCTACGGCGCCCCGCTGCGGGTGACCGTGCGCCTGGTGATCTACGACCGCGAGTCCTCGACCAAGGCCATCAAGTACGTGAAGGAGCAGGAGGTCTACCTCGGCGAGATCCCGCTGATGACCGAGAACGGCACCTTCATCGTCAACGGCACCGAGCGCCTCATCGTCTCGCAGCTGCACCGTTCGCCGGGCGTGTTTTGCGACAGCGACCGCGGCAAGACCCACAGCTCGGGCAAGCTGCTGTACAGCGCCCGCATCATCCCGTATCGCGGCTCCTGGCTGGACTTCGAGTTCGACCCGAAGGACGCGCTGTTCACCCGTATCGACCGCCGCCGCAAGCTGCCGGTGTCGATCCTGCTGCGCGCGCTCGGCTACTCGAACGAAGAGATGCTGGCCGAGTTCTTCGAGATCAACACCTTCCACATCGACCCCAAGGAAGGCGTGCAGCTGGAGCTGGTGCCCGAGCGGCTGCGCGGCGAGACGCTGAACTTCGACCTGGCCGATGGCGACAAGGTCATCGTCGAGGCCGGCAAGCGCATCACCGCGCGCCACGTCAAGCAGCTCGAAGCCGCCGATATCGCCGCGCTGGCCGTGCCCGACGAATACCTGGTCGGCCGCATCCTGTCGCACGACGTGGTCGATGCCGCGACCGGCGAACTGCTGGCCAGCGCCAACGACGAGATCAGCGAAGACCAGCTGACCGCGTTCCGCAAGGCTGGTGTCGACGCCGTGGGCACGCTGTGGGTCAATGACCTGGATCGCGGCCCGTACCTGTCCAACACCCTGCGCATCGATCCGACCAAGACCCAGCTCGAAGCGCTGGTCGAGATCTATCGGATGATGCGTCCGGGCGAGCCGCCGACCAAGGACGCGGCGCAGAACCTGTTCCACAACCTGTTCTTCACCTTCGAGCGCTACGACCTGTCCACGGTCGGCCGCATGAAGTTCAACCGCCGTATCGGCCGCAAGGAAGTCATCGGCGAGTCGGTGCTGTACGACAAGAAGTACTTCGGCGAACGCAACGACGAGGAGTCCAGGCGCCTGGTCGCCGAGCACGCCGACAGCTCCGATATCCTCGACGTGATCAAGATACTGACCGAGATCCGCAACGGCCGCGGCGTGGTCGACGACATCGATCACCTGGGCAACCGCCGCGTGCGTTCGGTCGGCGAAATGGCCGAGAACGTGTTCCGCGTGGGCCTGGTCCGCGTCGAGCGCGCGGTCAAGGAGCGCCTGTCGATGGCCGAGTCCGAAGGCCTGACCCCGCAGGAGCTGATCAACGCCAAGCCGGTGGCTGCGGCGATCAAGGAGTTCTTCGGCTCCTCGCAGCTGTCGCAGTTCATGGACCAGAACAACCCGTTGTCGGAAGTGACGCACAAGCGCCGCGTCTCCGCGCTCGGCCCGGGCGGCCTGACCCGCGAACGCGCCGGCTTCGAAGTGCGCGACGTGCATCCGACCCACTACGGCCGCGTCTGCACCATCGAGACCCCGGAAGGCCCGAACATCGGCCTGATCAACTCGCTGGCGGTGTACGCCCGCACCAACCAGTACGGCTTCCTGGAGACGCCGTACCGCAAGGTCGTGGACGGCCAGATCACCGACGACGTCGAGTACCTGTCGGCGATCGAGGAGAACGAGTACGTGATCGCGCAGGCCAACGCGCTGCACGATGCCAAGAGCCGCCTGACCGAGCAGTTCGTGCCGTGCCGCTACCAGGGCGAGTCGCTGCTGAAGCCGCCGGGCGAAGTGCACTTCATGGACGTGTCGCCGATGCAGACCGTGTCCATCGCCGCGGCGCTGGTGCCGTTCCTGGAGCACGACGACGCCAACCGCGCGCTGATGGGCGCGAACATGCAGCGCCAGGCCGTGCCGACGCTGCGTGCGCAGAAGCCGCTGGTCGGCACCGGCATCGAGCGCGCCGTGGCGCGCGACTCGGGCGTGACCGTGAACGCCAAGCGCGGCGGCGTGATCGAGCAGATCGACGCGGCGCGCATCGTGGTCAAGGTCAACGAGGAAGAGATCGGCGGCGGCACCGATGCCGGCGTGGACATCTACAACCTGATCAAGTACACGCGCTCCAACCAGAACACCTGCATCAACCAGCGTCCGCTGGTCAATGTGGGCGACGTGATCGCGCGCGGCGACGTGCTGGCCGACGGCCCCTCGACCGACATCGGCGAGCTGGCCCTGGGCCAGAACATGCTGATCGCGTTCATGCCGTGGAACGGCTACAACTTCGAAGACTCCATCCTGCTCTCCGAGCGCGTGGTGGAAGAGGATCGCTACACCACGATCCACATCGAAGAGCTGACCTGCGTGGCGCGCGACACCAAGCTGGGGCCGGAGGAAATCTCCGCCGACATCCCCAACGTGTCCGAGCAGGCGCTGAACCGCCTGGACGAGTCGGGCGTGGTGTACATCGGCGCCGAAGTGCGCGCCGGCGACATCATGGTCGGCAAGGTCACGCCGAAGGGCGAGAGCCAGCTGACCCCGGAAGAGAAGCTGCTGCGCGCGATCTTCGGCGAGAAGGCCTCCGACGTGAAGGACAGCTCGCTGCGCGTGCCGCCGGGCATGGACGGCACCGTCATCGACGTGCAGGTGTTCACCCGCGACGGCATCGAGAAGGACAAGCGTGCCCGCCAGATCGAGGAAAACGAGATCAAGCGGGTCAAGAAGGACTTCGACGACCAGTTCCGCATCCTGGAAAGCGCGATCTATGCGCGTCTGCGCGCGCAGCTGATCGGCAAGGTCGCCAACGGCGGTCCGAACCTGAAGAAGGGCGATACCATCAGCGACGCCTACCTGGACGGGCTGAAGAAGTCCGACTGGTTCGCGCTGCGGATGAAGGACGAGGAGCCGTCGGATGCGATCGAGCGCGCGCAGAAGCAGATCCAGGCGCACGAGAAGGAATTCGAGCGTCGCTTCGCCGACAAGCGCGGCAAGATCACCGCCGGCGACGACCTCGCCCCGGGCGTGCTGAAGATGGTCAAGGTGTTCCTGGCGGTGAAGCGCCGCATCCAGCCCGGCGACAAGATGGCCGGCCGCCACGGCAACAAGGGTGTCGTGTCGATGATCCAGCCGATCGAGGACATGCCGTACATGGCCAACGGCGAGACCGTGGACATCGTGCTGAACCCGCTGGGCGTGCCATCGCGCATGAACATCGGCCAGGTGCTGGAAGTGCATCTGGGCTGGGCCGCCAAGGGCCTGGGTCGCAAGATCCAGAACATGCTCGAGGCGCAGACCAAGGTCGCCGACCTGCGCAAGTTCCTGACCCAGATCTACAACCACGACCAGAAGCTGGGCGAGGACCGTGTGGACCTGGATCAGTTCAGCGACGCGGAGCTGCTGCGCCTGGCCGGCAACCTGACCGACGGCGTGCCGATGGCCACCCCGGTGTTCGACGGCGCCACCGAGGCGGAGATCAAGCACATGCTCGAACTCGCCGACCTGCCGATCAGCGGCCAGACCCAGCTGTACGACGGCCGCACCGGCGAGGCGTTCGATCGCCACACCACGGTCGGCTACATGCACATGCTGAAGCTGAACCACCTGGTCGACGACAAGATGCACGCGCGCTCCACCGGTCCGTACTCGCTCGTCACCCAGCAGCCGCTGGGTGGCAAGGCGCAGTTCGGCGGCCAGCGCTTCGGCGAAATGGAAGTCTGGGCGCTGGAAGCCTACGGCGCGGCCTACACCCTGCAGGAAATGCTGACGGTGAAGTCCGACGACGTGCAGGGCCGCAACCAGATGTACAAGAACATCGTCGACGGCGAGCACGAGATGGTCGCCGGCATGCCGGAATCCTTCAACGTGCTGGTGAAGGAAATCCGCTCGCTGGCCATCAACATGGAACTGGAAGACTGA
- the rplL gene encoding 50S ribosomal protein L7/L12 produces MSLSNEQIVDAIAEKSLMEVMELVKAIEEKFGVSAAAPVAAAGPAAAAAPVEEQTEFNVILKAIGEKKVEVIKAVRAITGLGLKEAKDLVEGAPQTVKEAVSKEDSEKFKKDLEAAGATVEIK; encoded by the coding sequence ATGTCCCTGTCTAACGAACAGATCGTCGACGCAATCGCCGAAAAGTCCCTCATGGAAGTGATGGAGCTGGTCAAGGCCATCGAAGAGAAGTTTGGCGTCTCCGCCGCCGCCCCGGTCGCCGCTGCCGGTCCGGCCGCCGCTGCCGCCCCGGTCGAAGAGCAGACCGAGTTCAACGTCATCCTGAAGGCTATCGGCGAGAAGAAGGTCGAAGTCATCAAGGCCGTGCGCGCCATCACCGGCCTGGGCCTGAAGGAAGCGAAGGACCTGGTCGAAGGTGCTCCGCAGACCGTCAAGGAAGCCGTGTCGAAGGAAGATTCCGAGAAGTTCAAGAAGGATCTCGAGGCCGCCGGCGCGACCGTCGAAATCAAGTAA
- the rplJ gene encoding 50S ribosomal protein L10, whose amino-acid sequence MALNLSQKQEVVAELADVAAKAHSLVAAEYAGITVAQLTAMRKKARETGVYLRVVKNTLAARAVAGTEYECVQDALVGPLLYAFSTEEPGAAGRLIKEFAKGNDKLQAKVVSVGGQLYPAAHLEVLASLPTREQALAMLARVLAEPASMFARAVKAVGDKLGGGEEAPAAVEEAPAETA is encoded by the coding sequence ATGGCTCTCAATCTGTCCCAGAAGCAAGAAGTCGTCGCCGAACTGGCGGACGTTGCCGCGAAGGCTCACTCCTTGGTTGCTGCCGAGTACGCCGGCATCACGGTCGCCCAGCTGACCGCGATGCGCAAGAAGGCGCGCGAAACCGGTGTGTACTTGCGTGTTGTCAAGAACACCCTGGCCGCGCGTGCCGTTGCCGGTACCGAATACGAGTGCGTCCAGGACGCGCTGGTCGGTCCGCTGCTGTATGCGTTCTCGACGGAAGAACCCGGCGCTGCCGGTCGTCTGATCAAGGAATTCGCCAAGGGTAACGACAAGCTGCAGGCCAAGGTCGTGTCTGTGGGTGGCCAGCTGTATCCGGCCGCTCATCTCGAGGTGCTGGCATCGCTGCCGACCCGCGAGCAGGCGCTGGCCATGCTGGCACGGGTCCTCGCCGAGCCGGCGAGCATGTTCGCCCGCGCGGTCAAGGCCGTGGGCGACAAGCTCGGTGGTGGCGAAGAAGCCCCCGCCGCAGTGGAAGAAGCCCCGGCCGAAACGGCTTAA
- the rplA gene encoding 50S ribosomal protein L1: MAQTKRQKAIRAAVQPGKAYSIDEALKIIKSTSKAKFVEAVDVAVRLGVDAKKSDQQVRGSTVLPAGTGKSVRVAVFAPAGAKADEALAAGAEAVGMDDLAEKMQAGDLNYDVVIATPDAMRVVGKLGTLLGPRGLMPNPKVGTVSANPAEAVKNAKSGQVRYRTDKAGIIHCTIGKASFEDDALKNNLQALLLDLVKAKPATSKGTYLQKISVSSTMGPGVTVDQASLSLK, encoded by the coding sequence ATGGCACAGACCAAGCGACAGAAAGCGATCCGTGCTGCGGTGCAGCCGGGCAAGGCGTATTCGATCGACGAAGCGCTGAAGATCATCAAGTCCACCAGCAAGGCCAAGTTCGTCGAAGCCGTCGACGTGGCCGTGCGCCTGGGCGTGGATGCCAAGAAGTCCGACCAGCAGGTGCGCGGTTCCACCGTGCTGCCGGCCGGTACCGGCAAGAGCGTGCGCGTGGCCGTGTTCGCCCCGGCCGGTGCCAAGGCTGACGAGGCCCTGGCCGCGGGCGCCGAAGCCGTCGGCATGGACGACCTGGCCGAGAAGATGCAGGCCGGCGACCTCAACTACGACGTGGTCATCGCCACCCCGGACGCGATGCGCGTCGTCGGCAAGCTGGGTACGCTGCTGGGCCCGCGCGGCCTGATGCCGAACCCGAAGGTCGGCACCGTGTCGGCCAATCCGGCCGAAGCGGTGAAGAACGCCAAGTCGGGTCAGGTGCGCTACCGCACCGACAAGGCCGGCATCATCCACTGCACCATCGGCAAGGCCAGCTTCGAAGACGACGCGCTGAAGAACAATCTGCAGGCGCTGCTGCTGGACCTGGTCAAGGCCAAGCCGGCGACCTCGAAGGGCACCTACCTGCAGAAGATCTCGGTGAGCTCGACCATGGGGCCGGGCGTCACCGTCGATCAGGCTTCGCTGTCCCTGAAGTAA
- the rplK gene encoding 50S ribosomal protein L11, with protein sequence MAKKVVGYIKLQVKAGQANPSPPVGPALGQRGLNIMEFCKAFNAATQKLEPGLPTPVIITAYSDRTFTFITKSTPASVLLKKAAGVTSGSKRPNTEKVGKVTRKQLEDIAKAKEADLTAAELEAAVRTIAGSARSMGLTVEG encoded by the coding sequence ATGGCAAAGAAAGTCGTCGGTTACATCAAGCTGCAGGTGAAGGCCGGTCAGGCCAACCCCTCGCCGCCGGTCGGTCCTGCGCTGGGTCAGCGCGGCCTGAACATCATGGAATTCTGCAAGGCGTTCAATGCCGCCACGCAGAAGCTGGAGCCGGGCCTGCCCACTCCGGTCATCATCACGGCCTATTCGGACCGTACCTTCACCTTCATCACCAAGAGCACCCCGGCCAGCGTGCTGCTGAAGAAGGCGGCCGGCGTCACCTCCGGCTCCAAGCGCCCGAACACCGAGAAGGTGGGCAAGGTCACCCGCAAGCAGCTCGAAGACATCGCCAAGGCGAAGGAAGCCGACCTGACTGCAGCCGAGCTGGAAGCGGCGGTGCGTACGATTGCGGGTTCCGCCCGCAGCATGGGCCTGACGGTGGAGGGTTAA